A stretch of the Pongo pygmaeus isolate AG05252 chromosome 16, NHGRI_mPonPyg2-v2.0_pri, whole genome shotgun sequence genome encodes the following:
- the LOC129014712 gene encoding zinc finger protein 705A isoform X1, producing MHSLKKVTFEDVAIDFTQEEWAMMDTSKRKLYRDVMLENISHLVSLGYQISKSCITLQLEQGKELWQEGREFLPDQNPDRESALKKKHMISMHPIIRKDASTSMTMENSLILEDPFECNDSGEDCTHSSTITQCLLTHSGKKPYVSKQYGKSLSNQLSPKPHKQIHTKGKSYQCNLCEKAYTNSFHLRRHKMTHTGERPYACDLCGKAFTQCSHLRRHEKTHTGERPYKCHHCGKAFIQSFNLRRHERTHLGKKCYECDKSGKAFSQSSGFRGNKIIHTGEKPHACLLCGKAFSLSSNLR from the exons ATGCATTCACTA AAGAAAGTGACTTTTGAAGATGTAGCTATTGACTTCACCCAGGAAGAGTGGGCCATGATGGACACATCCAAGAGAAAGCTGTACAGAGATGTGATGCTGGAAAATATCAGTCACCTGGTGTCCCTCG GGTACCAGATAAGCAAATCCTGTATAACTTTGCAGCTGGAGCAAGGAAAAGAGCTGTGGCAGGAAGGAAGAGAATTTCTTCCAGACCAGAATCCAG aCAGGGAAAGTGCCCTTAAGAAAAAACACATGATATCCATGCATCCTATCATCAGAAAAGACGCATCCACCAGTATGACAATG GAGAACTCTCTCATTCTGGAGGATCCTTTTGAATGTAATGATTCGGGAGAAGATtgcactcacagttccacaataACTCAGTGTTTGTTAACTCATAGTGGAAAGAAACCCTATGTCAGCAAACAGTATGGAAAATCCCTTAGTAATCAGTTGTCCCCTAAACCACATAAACAAATTCATACTAAAGGTAAATCATATCAATGTAATCTATGTGAAAAGGCCTATACTAATAGCTTTCACCTTAGACGGCACAAGatgactcacactggagagaggCCATATGCATGTGATCtatgtggaaaagccttcacTCAGTGTTCTCACCTTAGAAGACATGAGAAAACTCACACGGGAGAGAGACCGTATAAGTGTCATCactgtgggaaagcctttattCAATCCTTTAACCTTCGAAGACATGAGAGAACTCACCTTGGAAAAAAGTGTTATGAATGTGATAAAAGTGGGAAAGCCTTTAGTCAAAGCTCTGGCTTtagaggaaacaaaataattcacactggagagaaaccacaTGCTTGTCTTCTATGCGGGAAGGCCTTCAGTCTGTCTTCCAACCTTAGATGA
- the LOC129014712 gene encoding zinc finger protein 705A isoform X2, producing the protein MMDTSKRKLYRDVMLENISHLVSLGYQISKSCITLQLEQGKELWQEGREFLPDQNPDRESALKKKHMISMHPIIRKDASTSMTMENSLILEDPFECNDSGEDCTHSSTITQCLLTHSGKKPYVSKQYGKSLSNQLSPKPHKQIHTKGKSYQCNLCEKAYTNSFHLRRHKMTHTGERPYACDLCGKAFTQCSHLRRHEKTHTGERPYKCHHCGKAFIQSFNLRRHERTHLGKKCYECDKSGKAFSQSSGFRGNKIIHTGEKPHACLLCGKAFSLSSNLR; encoded by the exons ATGATGGACACATCCAAGAGAAAGCTGTACAGAGATGTGATGCTGGAAAATATCAGTCACCTGGTGTCCCTCG GGTACCAGATAAGCAAATCCTGTATAACTTTGCAGCTGGAGCAAGGAAAAGAGCTGTGGCAGGAAGGAAGAGAATTTCTTCCAGACCAGAATCCAG aCAGGGAAAGTGCCCTTAAGAAAAAACACATGATATCCATGCATCCTATCATCAGAAAAGACGCATCCACCAGTATGACAATG GAGAACTCTCTCATTCTGGAGGATCCTTTTGAATGTAATGATTCGGGAGAAGATtgcactcacagttccacaataACTCAGTGTTTGTTAACTCATAGTGGAAAGAAACCCTATGTCAGCAAACAGTATGGAAAATCCCTTAGTAATCAGTTGTCCCCTAAACCACATAAACAAATTCATACTAAAGGTAAATCATATCAATGTAATCTATGTGAAAAGGCCTATACTAATAGCTTTCACCTTAGACGGCACAAGatgactcacactggagagaggCCATATGCATGTGATCtatgtggaaaagccttcacTCAGTGTTCTCACCTTAGAAGACATGAGAAAACTCACACGGGAGAGAGACCGTATAAGTGTCATCactgtgggaaagcctttattCAATCCTTTAACCTTCGAAGACATGAGAGAACTCACCTTGGAAAAAAGTGTTATGAATGTGATAAAAGTGGGAAAGCCTTTAGTCAAAGCTCTGGCTTtagaggaaacaaaataattcacactggagagaaaccacaTGCTTGTCTTCTATGCGGGAAGGCCTTCAGTCTGTCTTCCAACCTTAGATGA
- the LOC129014557 gene encoding putative beta-defensin 108A, whose translation MRIAVLLFTIFFFMSQVLPARGKFKEICERPNGSCRDFCLETEIHVGRCLNSRPCCLPLGHQPRIESTTPKKD comes from the exons ATGAGGATTGCTGTCCTCCTCTtcaccattttcttctttatgagcCAAGTTCTACCAG CCAGGGGCAAATTCAAGGAGATCTGTGAACGTCCAAATGGCTCCTGTCGGGACTTTTGCCTCGAAACAGAAATCCATGTTGGGAGATGTTTAAATAGCCGACCCTGCTGCCTGCCTCTGGGGCATCAACCAAGAATTGAGAGCACTACACCCAAAAAGGACTGA